One Ctenopharyngodon idella isolate HZGC_01 chromosome 3, HZGC01, whole genome shotgun sequence genomic window, ACACCGTTCTGACTATATCATTTGGAGATGAGGCTGTGGAGCACATATAGATGGATCAGGATTATTAAAGAGCATTAACACACAAGCAGGAATGACTCTGAGAACCAAACAGATAGACTTACGGCTGGTGAACTCAACTGGTGCGCTCTGGTCACTCAGTATCTTGTGTTCATTATAGTTTGTGCTCATTCTTGCTGTCAGAATGTAGTCGGTGTTTGGCTGGAGAATTGTGCCCACAATCTCAAAGAATCCCACTGAATTTGACACCTTTTTGGAGAACTGTATggacaatttttattattatttatttttacaattcatCTATATGTGAATATCTGTgaatatatttcatatcatCTATATATCATGTCATCTTCCTTACTGTTTCATCTTCTCCTTTAATCCTATAGCTCAGATGTATTTCCAAACTCTCTACAAAATGTCCTGTAGAATAACTTGTGTACTTGTCATCCCAAGTTACATTAAAATTTCCATTTTCAGTCTTCTGCACTGATAAAACTGGAGTTTTCGGTTTGACTGCAGaaaatgaaaatcacatttGTAAATGTGTCAGATAAGGCTGGataacactttttttaatttcagaacattcaaaagtaatggAAAAAGCCTAACAAGAACATATAGACAACAATTATACTCACTGAAATCATGTGTTGTGaagttttcatttaataaaatgtttgttccTTCCAGAAGTGTAGTAGTGAATATCTCAGAAGTAGAAAACCCTTGGACTTCAATTTTACATTCACAACTGGGACTGTGATGACTTCTCTCAAAGATGCATGTATATTCTTTTAACCTGCAATATAAGAGTTAATCATGTCAGTTGATTGCTAAATGAACAGTAATTACATTTTGTTATAGTTACAGatgaactgaacaaacacttacaCATCTGCTTCATTACGTGTGATACTGAGTTTGTATCCAGAGCAACTTATGAGGCCGTCAGACTCGAAACTGCACTTCATTTCTCTCTCATAGTCATTGAAACACTTCAAGTCCTTCTCTGTGGGTTCTAGAGAGATTTTAGAGATGGGAATAAAAGACGGGGTGAAATCACTATCACAAATGACCAAAGTAGAAGTTGTTTTGTTAAAGTAAAAGTTGTTTTGACAGTAAAACACTgcgtaaaaatataaaagagttacgtgcactgtaaaaaattaatgtgattttaacagtgaaatattgtaaaaacgctatggaaaaaaattgtaaataggttaacagtaagttccagtactatatacagggaaaaactgtaaaagctcttaccagacattttatgtaattttcacagtaaaatgctgtaaatttttacaatttttagaagtaaaaaagaacaaatcaatttataatttacagtcaaaaactgtaaactgatattcccacaattccctgtgtgacactccacattcgaaagtattttgtttaaaaaacaatttcttaatagtttttgttatcagttatgtacattagggttttatgttacttcttctgttgtttaatgaatgtttattgcattatgtaagtgctgcgggttaccatgatggtgttttgcgtttgcgtgaatgactctttgcaccctctttacattagtatatacttcagccagtggaaaagctacttgtgataaactctgattcttcatgtggctttctcttttaccacctgcattattatggtggttgtcagtatatgttaaagatacaaaacagattttagtagtagtgtgcattgttgaatttacttgtttacattcaaattttcttgtttgtaaattacagttttatactgtaaaattgacagtttgttctgtaaatgtgtttacagtttttctgtattttttacaaaattattctggcaaccacagctgccaaaattattttgtaaaaactatggaatattttttatagtgtgtacatgacaaaaaataattgtaagtattaaagtaaaatttaatAGAACTGGTGTCATCCGAATCAGCATGTTCTTGTTTAATTTGTTGTAAAACATCCACATCAACTTGTCatcaatatgttttaaataaatgaatcaatcaatACTAAAAATACCATGTCTGAGCCGACGGGGAAAGCCACTAACATTATAAAGAAACAGAGCTAAACATTGACACAATTGTGagaccaacacacacacacacacacacacacacacacacacacacacacacacagagcaaagCAGATAAACATGGGGATATTATTAAAGTAACAAAGTCACATACAGAGCAAAGGCACATtcttaacaaaacaaacatttaccGTAACAAAGTGTTTGGCAGATGAGTGTGATGATGATCTGACAAAGAAGAAATGTGGAAAACATCCTGTACATCCTATAAAAGCACAAATATAATCTCATACATCTTTAAACGATTACATATAGCCTATGTCACaagataaaatgtcaaaatataattCCTGACAAAACATAGTTTTCATACCTTTTGACTGTAACTGTCTGACAGTTCGTTGCCTCGTCCGcaaagtaaaaatgaaataaatcgATTTAACTAACCACGCTGTAGACAAATTAAACACATGGGTTCAGTCACGAGTAGTTTAAACCGTGAAAAATAATGGTCTACCTCATGTTTCCCTATTTGCCAGTATAACAGGGAACTCGCCAAAAGGGCGTATCGAACTTTCCTGGAAATCACGCAGCAGTTCTGCTGCTCCACTGACTAATTCCCACACTGCGCGTGTTCCTGACGGGCGCGCGCTCACACTGATCTAACCTCTAGCACAGGGATAGGGAAAGGTCCGTGTTTGTGTGTATCTTTTGGCCATTcgttttttcatttaatattgaaatcggaaaatgaaaaaacggcacctttttcgtttttcatttttttttttcaaacaaaatgaaaaacaagaatTCGGCTTGATTTTTCGTTCAGGTGTAGAATATGAATAAACaacttgaatatttgatctcaaccaaagactatagaataacacaagacgcgtcactcgtattattataaatgggtgatttcaaatatgaaatttaattgaaagcttggcaaaaagctttggagaatttgatgtttccccattcaaagagataggagctgcacttgcatgccggTCCGTTgatgagaaagagatagagattaagattaagattaaatgtaaatttaaaagagaTTATATGTAGTTGCAAAAAACGTTGCAATCCATCGCAGCGAAGGACTATTATTCTGCTGCGCTGAACTGCGGAAGAACCGATGACGGCACCGTTTAAtgtttggttgaccaatcagcggaaagAGGTGTTTCATTCCCGCCCACATGTAGGAACGAACATTCCCGCCCACTGAACGAAAAACGAAAAATCAAGCCGAATTCTTGTTTTTCGTTtagtttgaaaaaaatgaaaaacgaaaaaggtgccgttttttcattttccgatttcaatattaaatcaaaaaacgaaTGACCAAAAGATACATGGACCAGGTCAATACGCGCTCTgaaacactgattcgaaacaaaagattcttaGAAGTGTCGAAGCTTCTTGAAACAGTGTTTCGAAAACGCCCATCAGTGGGAAGTTCTAGAGTGCCACGCTAGCACCTTAATTATTAGTCAACTTAATTGTTAATTTAGATAAATAGTATCTTTGTGTCTATTCGGGATCCATATTGAATAACCTGCTCCCATTTTTGCCCCAAATTTCTAGGAAACCTATGGCCTGTTTTGCTTGACTGCTCCAGGAGGCCTACAGTTGAAAATGATTCTAGACAGTAGGTCTGTTCAAGCCCTCCAAGTTAGTATTTACGAGGTGGGTTATATATGTTGCATTTAAGGCATGATTGACAGATAAAACTTATTATACTGTCACTGTTGGTAGCAAATCCTGATTGCAACTCCTAACAGCCAAGGTTGTTTTCAGTATGTATGCAACGTGTTTAATCCATTTGATCagtatctattttttttttttttttgtaagaggAACTATCATTTATTTATCTGCGGCCTGTTTCCCATATGTGAAATGGGTATCTCAGTCATGACCATTTGTTAACCCGGTGTTGTattatgtaaaatacaaaaatctacTAAATAATTCATTCGTAGTTACAGATATGCTTTCATGAGGTGCACTCAACCGGCGACCTCCCGCGGTCTCTCTTGAAGCCAACAccgaagtgacttaaactgcaattcatcaacTGACCCACtagagacaggctccaaaagagtcAAATCTGTATCttccccatgttaaaatgcctaactttacagcagaaaaaatgtgtttacagcctggtacaaaaagtggttttggtctatacagctaatatttcccttcatgacaactgtgtggagggttaattttttttataactcatccgtttcaATTAtgttaagccttaaagttctgcataattaagggggTGGctacttgagtgacaggtggatttCCGATGCTGTCACTACTAGCCATTTGTCTGTTGTCTGTGAGCCCTCACGTCACCTCAGCTAAATCCAGCCACTGAACTTGGCATCTCtgccgtgtttgtgctttttttcatgtttttttttcatacaattatcaaataatatggcttgctgtgcGGTTATATGGCCGAGACAGATGTGCATCAGTGTAGATGTGCAcacatgcggaagataaacagaacacacgttgttggctgtcttggcattggctaaaagttttgtccgtcagatttactacaatgacaatggctggagaatatgcctCACAAAatccgacagcactgcttggatattataacttaAACTGCTGCACTATATTATACTTTGGACGTGGGCTCATTCGTTTGTGAGAGTCCAACGATcgtatacagttttacaacataaacgctgctcagattgcataatttcttgatcgatgatggagagcagatcgttcagaagaaatatgatgcaaacaatggacaatatatcaatatttcacggatttaatgcttttgtggacaaaaagtgctgttggatgtttttcaatggacgctcatggacattttaccacaaattacaatattactgtttctggagcatctatatcataaaaaagacaccgtagattgacagtaaacctttagaactttcaaatgatataacttatctctattaatattttatatagtatctaagatagatagatagatagctagcTCCTTAGCCTGAGCTAACTTGGTCACGTCGAGCTAGGTGTGCGaggtttcagcaaccaggcacctcagttccaaccaTGTCCcacctctttgcccattttcagttatccgggagtgacgtgcGGTGACGCACTGCCAAGATGGCGACGGCCCactttaggcttcaaaaatgctcttcagaaacctacgggtgacgtcacggacactacgtccattttttttttacagtctatgggtGCACTGTGAAGGGCTATGTTGCagcaaaatataacaaaaatacggagccctggacatgacatgcaggaaaaaaatagtaggctaaattgtgcgcacgatttattaatttgttccctcgatttactaaatcgtgcgcacgatttagtaaatcgagggaacgaattagtaaatcgtgcacacgattaaattttttttcttgcatgtcatgtgcggggctctgtaCAAAAACAATGATTATCTTTGTGTTCTGCTGATGTGTTCACGTAACCTGCTGCCACTGAGTCAACAATCCTGTGTACAAACTAGGACACTGAATTGGATGTTGCACATGTAATACAGCTGTATCCTTTAGATCAGCATTGCAGCAGAAGTGTAATATGGAGCAAATATTGACCGCTAGAATTGGGAAGGACACTCTTTGATGCGATAATCCATTTTGTGTGCTACTTAAATGACAGCATTTGTTTGGTTTT contains:
- the LOC127509187 gene encoding uncharacterized protein LOC127509187 isoform X15, whose translation is MYRMFSTFLLCQIIITLICQTLCYEPTEKDLKCFNDYEREMKCSFESDGLISCSGYKLSITRNEADVLKEYTCIFERSHHSPSCECKIEVQGFSTSEIFTTTLLEGTNILLNENFTTHDFIKPKTPVLSVQKTENGNFNVTWDDKYTSYSTGHFVESLEIHLSYRIKGEDETFSKKVSNSVGFFEIVGTILQPNTDYILTARMSTNYNEHKILSDQSAPVEFTSPSSPNDIVRTVLRDIIKIPRLFKHIYISFFE